The genomic interval ccccagctcgctgggctggaagcagcagcagccccccgGCCCCCCGGCACCGCTCCTGCCCACCGTGCCCAGCTGCCAGCTCGGCTGCACCTTGTCCCGCCTGTGTGACAAAGGACACCCGGCACCCTCCTGCCTCCGGGGGCAGGCACTGCCCGTCAGATCGGACCCTCGGCTGCAGCTGCACCACGCAGGGATGTTTACACCTTGATTCCCAGGAAGGTTTTGAAATTGACTTGGAAAGACACCAGACTTAGACACTACGGTGTGTAACAAAACATCCTCAGGGGACACAGCCATCGGGTGCAGGTTTGGAAAGAAAAAGTCAAAGACCTGATGAATTTGTTGGAGAAGGAGAAGGCAAGGCGAGAGGAAAAGAGTGGAAAAGAGAGGAAAGGGGAGGGCACAGACACCAGCTCATGTGCGGCACCAGATCCCCATCAGGGTCTGCCCACCCACCCTCCTCCCGCCTGCCCACAAAGGCACCTCCGACTCAGGAGCGCTGCACTCGCCTCTTTTTTCTCCAAATCAACCGCAACTTTTGCCTTCCTTTAGGAAGGACAAAAAGATTTCACGCCTAAGTTGCCCTGAACAAAGGCACCTCACGCCAGagctttcttttctgtcttcctttttttccccctcaccaCAAGCTGGCAGAGGGAGCAGTAGCTGGGGTGGGGGGAACTCCACTTTATACCCGCCTGATAGTGCCAAAAAGCAGCTCAGAAAACCCCGTGAGCTCCAGAGACATTGTGATGACAGCATGGAAAGAAATTGATCATTATCCTTTGGGATCTAATCTGTAGGGAAACTGGGCCCTGTCATACACAACCTGTTTGCAAGGAGATACCAGGCGCTCTGGAGAGTGAGTGGCATGATGATCGAGGGTCCAAAAGGTGACATTTCTACCCATTTCCCTCTTTTAGTTACTGGAAAGACCCAGCGGAGGTGGGACTTTCACAAATACGGGGACGGTTATCAGGGCCGAGATAAGGACTACACAAAACTCAAGGACACTCagggctgctgttgctgctgctgattAAAGGAGAAGCAGCGAACTGCACGGCTGCGAGCAGCGGGCACAGCCCGACCCGGTGTGTCTGGGCACGGGGGCCCTGCACGGGCTGTACCATAGCAGGCAAGTCCCCGCTTGCCAGCTGCATGCCAGGGTGTGCTGTCCCCTCGGGTCCCGGTCCCTGTCCGCTCCCATCCGCGCTGCCAGCCGTGCCCTGCGGAGCTGTGCGCTGCCCCTGCCAGGCGCGGGGCTGAGGGCGGCCCGGGGAACCGGCCCTTCCCTGGGATGAGGGGAGAGGGCCtgtccgtgtgtgtgtgcaccGGGAGCGGGACCCCTCAGCCGTGTGCCAGCGGGGATGGCGGGCTCCTGGGACTCACCATCCACCCCCGGGTGAGGTACATTCATCACACCATATTAATGAGCCCGAATTCAGCCGCATTTAAGGAAACTAATAACCCATAACCAACAGCACAGATCAGCGCTGTACCTTGGTTTGCAGCAGCGGACAAGGAGGCAGCAGGGCCGGCTGTGTGCAGCGGGGCCCCGGGAGCCGCCGGCtgagggctgggctgagggaccGGGGGATGCGGAGCCGCTTGCCGGGAGGAGAGCCGTGCGGCCGCCGCGCAGCCGGCACCGCATATCCCCGTGGCGGCGGTACGGGAGGAGCCCCGGCCGCTGCCGGGTCCGTTTCCAGGCCGATCCCGGGAGCTCCCGGCGGCACCGCACGCTACAAAGGCGGCGGAATCTTCATCGGACCCACCCTCCCCTCACGTCCCCTCACGGAGGCCACGCCCCCCGACCCTCAGCCCGCCAATGCTCCCGCGCGCCCGCCTTTCCCGCCCTTCCCACTGCCCTCACGCCCGCCCACCCGCGGCTCAAGCCCGGCCCCGCGGGCGCGGCCGGGGCGGAGCGGCCCCGGACAGCTCCCGCCGCCCGcagacggcggcggcggcggcaagGCGAGGACATGGCGCGGGGCTGGCGCGGCGGGCCCGGCTGAGCCGCCGCTGCCCGCGGGGCGGGCGGCCCCGGGCCGCGGCGGCCGCCGCCCCGATGAGCGGATGAGGAGCGGGCGCGGCGGCCGGCGGTGCCTGGGCGGGGAACCGGGTGCGTGCGCCATGAACCCCGAGCTGGCGATGGAGCCGCTGGGCAGCCTGCACGGGGCGGCGGGGCACGAACCGGAGATgatgggcagccccagccctcaccACGGCGGCCGCAGCGCGGGGCCGCTCCGGGTGCcgccccccccgccgccgccgccgccgccgccgcaccaggagctgccccccGCCGCCCGGCCCGCCATGGTGCCCAGCATGGCCTCGCTGCTGGACGGCGCCGCCGAGTACCGGCCCGAGCTCTCCATCCCGCTGCACCACGCCATGAGCGTGCCCTGCGAGGCCTCGCCGCCCGGCATGGGCATGAGCGGCACCTACACCACGCTGACGCCGCTCCAGCCCCTGCCGCCCATCTCCGCCGTCTCCGACAAGTTCCACCACCCGCACGCCCACCCGCacgcccaccaccaccaccaccaccagcgcCTGCCGGGCAGCGCCGGCGGCGGCTTCGCGCTCATGCGGGACGAGCGCGGGCTGCCGGCCGTCAACAGCCTCTACGGGCCCTACAAGGAGGTGCCGGCCGTGGGGCAGAGCCTCTCGCCGCTGGGCAACGGGCTGGGCCCGCTCcctggctcccagcagggcctgcACGGCTACGGGCCGCCCGGCCACGACAAGATGCTGAGCCCCAACTTCGAGGCGCACGCGGCGATGCTGGCGCGGGGGGAGCAGCACCTGCCCCGGGGGCTGGGGACGCCCCCGGCCATGCTGCCGCCCCTGAACGGCGCGCACCACCCCGCGCCccccgggccgccgccgccgcacggCCCCGCGCTGCCCGCCGGCCGGGAgcggccgccccccgccgccggcccGCAGGGGAGCGGCGCGGGGCAGCTGGAGGAGATCAACACCAAGGAGGTGGCACAAAGGATCACGGCGGAGCTGAAGCGCTACAGCATCCCGCAGGCCATCTTCGCCCAACGAGTGCTGTGCCGCTCCCAGGGGACCCTCTCGGACTTGCTGCGCAACCCCAAGCCTTGGAGTAAACTCAAGTCCGGCCGGGAGACGTTCCGCAGGATGTGGAAGTGGCTGCAGGAGCCGGAGTTCCAGAGGATGTCTGCCCTGCGGCTAGCAGGTAGGTGCAAGCCGGTGCCAGGCGGGGAGCGCAGCGCGACCCTCGGAGCGCAGCGCCGAGCGGCCGGCCGGCCCCGCAGTGTGTCctccgccggcccggcccggccgcttcCCCGCTCCGCCGTGAACCGCGGGGCTGTGCGCAGCTAGCCGGTCCCCACCTCCCGCGGCACCGCGCACCCCGGTTGTGTCCggcggggctgtgaggggctcggGGGCGGCGGAGAGGCGCGCTCCGCTGCCACcgccgggcggcggggccggggccgctctCCAGGGCCGGGTGCTGAAGGTGCGCACTCGGCACCGCACCGCGCTCTCCGTGAGCATCCCTCCTGCGGCTGCCGGGCGCACCgcgggggccgggcgggggctCCGCGTCCCGGGACAGGCGGGGCCGGTGGGAGCGGGCGGGGGCCGGACCCCGCGCAgcccccgcggccccggcccggccgcatTGTCCGCGGAGGCCGCGCGGGCGCCCCCTGGCGCGGTCGCGGGGCGCCGCAGCCCCCAT from Melospiza melodia melodia isolate bMelMel2 chromosome W, bMelMel2.pri, whole genome shotgun sequence carries:
- the ONECUT2 gene encoding one cut domain family member 2 isoform X1, with amino-acid sequence MRSGRGGRRCLGGEPGACAMNPELAMEPLGSLHGAAGHEPEMMGSPSPHHGGRSAGPLRVPPPPPPPPPPPHQELPPAARPAMVPSMASLLDGAAEYRPELSIPLHHAMSVPCEASPPGMGMSGTYTTLTPLQPLPPISAVSDKFHHPHAHPHAHHHHHHQRLPGSAGGGFALMRDERGLPAVNSLYGPYKEVPAVGQSLSPLGNGLGPLPGSQQGLHGYGPPGHDKMLSPNFEAHAAMLARGEQHLPRGLGTPPAMLPPLNGAHHPAPPGPPPPHGPALPAGRERPPPAAGPQGSGAGQLEEINTKEVAQRITAELKRYSIPQAIFAQRVLCRSQGTLSDLLRNPKPWSKLKSGRETFRRMWKWLQEPEFQRMSALRLAACKRKEQEPNKERNNSQKKSRLVFTDLQRRTLFAIFKENKRPSKEMQITISQQLGLELTTVSNFFMNARRRSLEKWQDDLSSGGSSSAPSTCTKA
- the ONECUT2 gene encoding one cut domain family member 2 isoform X2, with translation MNPELAMEPLGSLHGAAGHEPEMMGSPSPHHGGRSLPPAARPAMVPSMASLLDGAAEYRPELSIPLHHAMSVPCEASPPGMGMSGTYTTLTPLQPLPPISAVSDKFHHPHAHPHAHHHHHHQRLPGSAGGGFALMRDERGLPAVNSLYGPYKEVPAVGQSLSPLGNGLGPLPGSQQGLHGYGPPGHDKMLSPNFEAHAAMLARGEQHLPRGLGTPPAMLPPLNGAHHPAPPGPPPPHGPALPAGRERPPPAAGPQGSGAGQLEEINTKEVAQRITAELKRYSIPQAIFAQRVLCRSQGTLSDLLRNPKPWSKLKSGRETFRRMWKWLQEPEFQRMSALRLAACKRKEQEPNKERNNSQKKSRLVFTDLQRRTLFAIFKENKRPSKEMQITISQQLGLELTTVSNFFMNARRRSLEKWQDDLSSGGSSSAPSTCTKA